The Apium graveolens cultivar Ventura chromosome 6, ASM990537v1, whole genome shotgun sequence genome contains a region encoding:
- the LOC141667095 gene encoding uncharacterized protein LOC141667095 has translation MTATTILVAESIWKEIESTRSVNDEHLDKLRFLFGKNMESAARIVDLKGVKKISGDQSGRTIFQVTGESKRKEEYFCFPEHYCSCQSFFYDIVKNGKQLFCKHQIAARLASSSGLCVDVKISDEQLAVLLSNL, from the exons ATGACTGCAACAACTATTTTGGTTGCAGAATCTATATGGAAGGAAATTGAGTCAACTCGTTCAG TGAATGATGAGCATTTAGACAA ATTGAGGTTTTTGTTTGGTAAGAACATGGAGAGTGCTGCTAGAATAGTGGACCTTAAAGGGGTCAAGAAGATTTCTGGAGACCAATCAGGACGCActatttttcag GTTACAGGGGAATCTAAGAGGAAGGAGGAGTATTTTTGCTTTCCTGAACACTATTGTAGTTGTCAATCTTTCTTCTACGACATCGTAAAGAATGGGAAACAGCTATTT TGTAAACATCAGATAGCAGCAAGACTAGCTTCTTCGAGTGGACTATGTGTTGATGTAAAGATTTCAGATGAGCAGCTAGCAGTTTTGCTTTCAAACCTCTGA
- the LOC141667565 gene encoding (S)-8-oxocitronellyl enol synthase ISY1-like, producing the protein MSWWWSGAIGAARKKLEETEVAPKYESVALVIGVTGIVGNSLAEILPLSDTPGGPWKVYGVARRPRPSWNADHPIEYVQCDISNPDETQSKLSQLTDVTHIFYVTWSNRPTEAENCEVNGKMFRNVLNAVIPNAVDLRHVCLQTGRKHYLGPFELYGKVAHEPPFSEDLPRLDVANFYYTLEDILFEEVEKKEGLTWSVHRPGNIFGFSPYSMMNLIGTLCVYATICKHEGVPMRFPGVKGAWEGYSDASDADLIAEHQIWASVDPYAKDEAFNCSNGDVFKWKHLWKVFGEQFEVECGDFEGEGLCLVDLMKDKGPVWDEIVKANGLAPTKLEDVAIWWFVDMVLGIECPLDTMNKSKEHGFLGFRNSKSSLISWIDRMKGYKIVP; encoded by the exons ATGAGCTGGTGGTGGTCTGGCGCAATCGGTGCTGCTAGG AAAAAGCTAGAAGAAACCGAGGTAGCGCCGAAATACGAGAGCGTAGCTCTAGTAATCGGCGTAACAGGCATAGTCGGAAACAGTCTCGCCGAGATTCTCCCTCTCTCCGACACTCCCGGAGGTCCTTGGAAGGTCTACGGCGTTGCTCGTCGTCCTAGACCTTCCTGGAACGCCGATCACCCTATCGAATACGTACAATGCGATATCTCCAACCCCGATGAAACTCAGTCCAAGCTCTCTCAGCTTACTGATGTTACTCACATTTTTTATGTGACTTGGTCCAATAGGCCTACAGAAGCCGAGAATTGTGAAGTTAATGGGAAAATGTTTCGGAATGTGTTGAATGCTGTGATCCCGAATGCTGTTGATTTGAGACATGTTTGTTTACAGACGGGTAGGAAACATTATTTAGGTCCGTTTGAATTGTATGGAAAAGTTGCTCACGAGCCTCCGTTTAGTGAGGATCTTCCGAGATTGGATGTGGCTAATTTTTATTATACGTTGGAGGATATTTTGTTTGAGGAGGTGGAGAAGAAAGAGGGATTGACCTGGTCTGTGCATAGGCCGGGGAATATATTTGGGTTTTCGCCTTATAGTATGATGAATTTGATTGGTACATTGTGTGTTTACGCCACGATTTGTAAGCATGAGGGTGTGCCTATGAGGTTTCCAGGGGTTAAGGGGGCTTGGGAGGGGTATTCAGATGCTTCTGATGCGGATTTGATTGCTGAGCATCAGATTTGGGCGTCTGTGGATCCGTATGCTAAAGATGAGGCGTTTAATTGTAGTAATGGTGATGTGTTTAAGTGGAAGCATTTGTGGAAGGTGTTTGGCGAGCAGTTTGAGGTGGAGTGTGGAGATTTTGAGGGTGAGGGGTTGTGCCTGGTCGACTTGATGAAGGATAAAGGGCCGGTGTGGGATGAGATTGTCAAGGCGAATGGGTTGGCACCTACGAAGTTGGAAGATGTAGCGATCTGGTGGTTTGTTGATATGGTACTTGGGATTGAGTGTCCTTTGGATACGATGAACAAGAGCAAGGAACATGGGTTTTTGGGTTTCAGGAACTCAAAATCGTCGCTCATCTCTTGGATTGATAGGATGAAAGGTTACAAAATTGTTCCATAG